The window ACTTGCACAAGGGACCGCACCAGACGGGTTGCACGACATGTTTTCAACGCGACGTGCatgccttgtccttgacctCTCGATCATGGGAGAAGGCCGTGAGAGGGAAGCTGTGAGTACTATGATTGACTGGATGGCAAAGCCAGTACTAATGAAATGATAGATATAACAGCATTCACATTGTTGGAAACGATTCCCCCGCCCAATTGAAGAAGTACCGTCTCAAGCGGGGCAGTCGACTGAAGCTGTTGAGACGGACTTTGCGCGAGCGCAAATTGTTGGCCAATCTTGTGCAAGAGCTTCGCGTTCCTCAGATGGATCTGCTGTTCACTACCACCAAACACAGCGCCCAATGGCAAGAGTATCGGGATATTGTTGCATCGGTGGTTATGGTCTGCCCGAACCTCGAACGCTTACTCGGCCTGTCCATCCCGTACCACCATGAATTCGACCGCTTGACCCATGCCTTGTCGACCCGCAAGAAACTCAAGGAGCACACATGGATCCTGGGCGAGGCGGCTGAGGTTTCTGAAGTGTCTCCCCGGAGTACCTCCTGCCCAGGAAGCTTGGGCCCATCGCAGATGTTTGAATTCTTGGACTACCATGCCTCGTGGTCGAATCTGGAAACCCTCGCTCTCTACAGCCTGAACGAAAGCAATGCTTTAGAGCCTAGCATTTTCTTGCGCATGTTCGCTCTCTTGCCATCACTCCGCAATCTGTGCATCTCCTCTTTTGACGAGGAGGCTTTTGGTGATAGCGCGCTGTTATGTTTGCCCCCGTTGGAGTCGTTGCGGTTGGAGAACCTGCCCGGGGTCACCGATGCCGGTCTCTCGCAGTACACATCACGACCGGAATCCCGCTCGCTCAAGACCTTCGTTCTGGTCGAGCAGGACATTCAATCACTGTTGGTCGTCTCAAAAATCCTGTCTTCACTCCGACAACTCGAACGACTCAAGATAGTCCAAACTGGACAGTGCCCTGTCATGCCCAGCGAAGGCATGATTTTCCAGCCCATCTTTGCCTCGTCGAGTCTGAAATATCTTCACTGGGACGTCGCTTGCCCAGACCCCCACGCAGCACTCACCCAACTCGAAACCCTCCCTTTCCAAAAACCTACCAAACACTCCGATACCCCCAACTCTCACCTCGCCCAGAGTATCCTGTCGGGCGGATTCCCTCACCTCGAAACCCTTCGCGCCCCTTCTGACGTGGAGCCTCCGGGAGTGCTCCAGGCAGTCTGTCGGCCCATCACAAAGGGACAAGCGCTCCTTCGACCAGACCGGTATAGTCTCCCCCGCAGCTCTCACGGCTCTGTCAGTACTCGGCCGCTTGCGCTGCCCGCTGGAAACAACTTGACCTCTGCCCGAATTCGCGCCCAGACCTTTATCGACATGGCTGTCAAGGACACAGAATCCGGCATGCAGGTCGTCATTCAAGATTACTCAGATGACTACATGCCCGACAGCGCCACTCCGGCTTCGTTTGATGAAGATCCAGAGCCTGAGCTGGATGAGTATGGCATCTGGGCTGCCAGCGAGCGGTTCAAACACCAACTCCGCGAAAAAGACGCCGACACTCCTGCGACAGTCTATGCGTTCCACATGCCGGCATTCATGGGACGTGTGGGCGTCGTAGACCCTGCGACGGGGGCATCGATTCCCAAATTTCTCCTTCGCCCAGATATCCAGGGTCAGGAATCAGACGGCGGCTTGACCGGGTGGAAGCAAATACTGGCATCAAACCAGTCTCTCACGTATGCAGCGGGCGTCGGCGTCGATTGCTTCGGCCTCCACCGCAGCAATACCAACCCGCCCGCCGAAGAACCGCTGTCGCCGGCTTCCAGCCCACCCTCGCGGTTTGGATGGGGGAGCATCGGTCGATCCAACACCGTCGTCCGGCCAAACACCATTGGTCGGTCAAATACTAGTCCGGCCTTGCCTTCGACGCCAGCCACATCCACAAGCCTCAACTCTGTTGCTGCGTTGCCCTGGGAGAAGGATACCTGCACGGGTTCCTGGAATCACAAGATGGGCCGCGACTGGTGGTTCCACATGGAGCGGGATCGGCCTGGGAATTCGGATCTCATCGACACCAAGCAACTTTTCTAACCCTGtctctcccttctttttcttctctctctccttctctctctctctccttcttttttGTTACTCGATACTCCGCCATATACCCCGCATGTTGGTCGACCCGGTTTGGTTCTGTTTCTATCCCTGCCTTGTACATTCCCACACGACATTATTTACTCATATCATGGAGATGACCCCAACAGTCTTCTCCAGTGCACATATCGTGGTGACTACCATTTGTTCCTTGTATCAATTGCTTTTTGGTGTGGATTTCTGGCTCTGGTGGACATTGGCGCATTTGATTCCCGTCTGTACATATTTTACCATACCCCTGTCACTATTAAATCATGACTTCGCTTTCATCGCCTTGTTTTGTATAGATCTCGGTCACGTGGGGATCTGACTCACCCACTAAGCGAACCACTGATAAGCCCAACTGCTATCTTTTCTACTATCTTCAAACACCCCGCCACTACTTCCTCCCTTGGTCTTTTTCCTCTCCGCTGTCAGTCTTGTTCAGTCACCATGGACCCAGCAAAGCCTACCGAGCTGCCCGAGCGGCCCAAGGAGGCCTCAGAAACCATCTCCAAAAGCAGACTGAAGAAGGAGCagaaagagagggaaaaggCAGCGAGGAAAGCGAACCCCAAGCCCAAGGAGAGCCAGCCCAAGCCCAAAAAGGCGGCCAA of the Penicillium psychrofluorescens genome assembly, chromosome: 1 genome contains:
- a CDS encoding uncharacterized protein (ID:PFLUO_001559-T1.cds;~source:funannotate) yields the protein MSVVASRPESAAVPYTTIPSSHCNEFPVTIHPIQTRTSSISSYRTNYTTSTAPTVYSPTSPTSSYRQFDSVGSLPKLVEPFQRRLPQDVYDVILVHLEYLHKGPHQTGCTTCFQRDVHALSLTSRSWEKAVRGKLIHIVGNDSPAQLKKYRLKRGSRLKLLRRTLRERKLLANLVQELRVPQMDLLFTTTKHSAQWQEYRDIVASVVMVCPNLERLLGLSIPYHHEFDRLTHALSTRKKLKEHTWILGEAAEVSEVSPRSTSCPGSLGPSQMFEFLDYHASWSNLETLALYSLNESNALEPSIFLRMFALLPSLRNLCISSFDEEAFGDSALLCLPPLESLRLENLPGVTDAGLSQYTSRPESRSLKTFVLVEQDIQSLLVVSKILSSLRQLERLKIVQTGQCPVMPSEGMIFQPIFASSSLKYLHWDVACPDPHAALTQLETLPFQKPTKHSDTPNSHLAQSILSGGFPHLETLRAPSDVEPPGVLQAVCRPITKGQALLRPDRYSLPRSSHGSVSTRPLALPAGNNLTSARIRAQTFIDMAVKDTESGMQVVIQDYSDDYMPDSATPASFDEDPEPELDEYGIWAASERFKHQLREKDADTPATVYAFHMPAFMGRVGVVDPATGASIPKFLLRPDIQGQESDGGLTGWKQILASNQSLTYAAGVGVDCFGLHRSNTNPPAEEPLSPASSPPSRFGWGSIGRSNTVVRPNTIGRSNTSPALPSTPATSTSLNSVAALPWEKDTCTGSWNHKMGRDWWFHMERDRPGNSDLIDTKQLF